The genomic stretch GAGGTGGTAGATGTAGATGTAGATGTAGATGTAGATCAACTCAAGATTCCAAGTCCTTTCTTGAAGTCAGGGCTATCTACCACGCGACCAGGTagcttcttcttccctttcaaataataaacaaagagaAAGATAAGAACTAATGTGCTTAGAAGATGCTTGCAACAAAAATAAATCACTAATTAAATAAGAGCCGAGTCGTGTGTTTCATTTCCTAATTATTTCTTTGCATATAGAAAATCTACTGTAAAGCATCATTGTAGTCCTCCTCGCTTGctgtttctcttctctcctccgtGGCTATCTCCtcatttctttcctataattgagaACTATGCCACGAGAGCTTGACCTGAAGGAACTTAGTCTTCTAAAATTATGGTAGATAAGATGAGTGAAGAAAGAACTCCACCCTGCTGGTGTAGGATGTGTCCAGACACAATAGGTACAGAAAGACCATGCTGCCCCCAAGAAGCTCCAACAAATGCATTGGTCTATCTGCATCAGCAGGACAGCGTTTTTTGCCCATAAGATGTATTGAGAATGACTAATAGACTCGGAAAAAGCCTAAAATTGGAGAaatcccctcccctcccccaatCCCCTTGATCCAAACctcataaaaataattaaacaccTAGTTCTATGGGAGTTTTGACATTTGGAATTCCTTAGAggtttccccctccccctccccctcaagGAGAGGGAGAATTGTGTCATGGTATATGTGTGTATTGGAAAAATCTCCTTTTTTCTGCTagaatatcatttgtattaaaatataaaaaagaaatgtactagagaaaaatgggaaaaacacTCTAAATACACGCACAAGAGTGCCCAGAGAAAGACTGAAGAGGGCTAGGTCAgattccccaccttcggcattgccatcagcagggaagaGACCTCAAAAACCCCCTAGAGCCTGAACAAAGAAAACTTTAAATCAAACGGAAACAGGGACGGGAACGCTTAGTCGCATCCATTCCAAGATCCAGGCATATCATAGCTGGGCAAGAGACAATGGGGAAAAATCTCCTTGTTTTAGAAGGTATAGAAAGAATGTAGCCAAACGTACTTATTAATTTGTGCCATGTGGGAAGGTGACGTGGCCATTCTGACCATTACATAGAGAGGGTGTGGccttttttctatatataatagataGGACATGATATGACTTAGCCagatgtcaaattttagagcttaattcaatcaaatgccCTTCTATGTATTGACATGCATCAAATGCTTGTCCATGTATGCCTACTATTATTCTAATCACTACTAAATTTCTCCTGATTTCTCAATACTTTGTTTTTtcacttgaaaattttctgTCAAAGCTGAAACTCAATAAGTGAGTAGGCGTCTTTAGGGTGTACATACATTCCCTATTAATATATGCCATATTCAAGGTGATGCTTGAAGTATAAAACCAGGCTCTCtcaattagatcattaaatttATGGCTCACAAATACACTATTTAGAATATATCCCataaatttctttaaaaaaatatattatatttcataaaaaaagaaaaaattattatttttcttaacaGAGAATGTATGCTTGAAAGGTTGACACGTCTACCACATTACCCATATTTTAGTGTCATCAGTTGGGAAGGATGCTCTTATGCCTTTGCcaagagtgaaaaaaaaaaatcattttcaaacTAACTTCTAAAGAGTAAAAATGTGCATAGGATGAAGTCACTCCTACTCTTTAAcacaattctagggtttttttaaagtatttgatgcattttttatgataaaataTTTGGTCAATGTCAGTGAATACAAAAGAACAAGACATATAGTCCACTGGTCCCAATTTTCAAAAGAGCGGGGTTGGTCCATAGGTagtaggaaagaaataaaaaggagCTAAAGTATGGAAGGAAAATTGGATCTTGTCTGCCACATTCATGAGCATTATTATGAGAAACATATTCTacacccaaaagaaaattatgagaaatatattataaaaaCATATGCACCATTGACTGTGCTTACTAAATTAAGGTCTTTTAGTTTGGTATGCTAATTAAGATGAACATATCTATTAgataaagaaaacaaaggaaGTGGATAATTAACATCAACTcaaggggaaaggaaaagaaaaagacccCGTAGCCACCATCCATGGTTCAATGAATTAGATTGGAATCAGTGGAGTGGCCGACTTACTCCTATTTTGACTATGCATGATTCCCAAAATTCATTTTGGAGTTACTCGATCATGAAACCacttagattttttattatattatattattcgTTTTCTCATTATATTCATCTTTTAatcaatagaataaaaaaaaataatgaaacttATCACTTTTAGTTAGATCTACAaaatttttgaataaaaaacttTGAAATTCAAAGATCAATGAAATTTTTTGCTTCTGATTCCATTTTCTAGGTATTCAGTCGATTTCTAGCTAATTCAATCCAATTTGAATCAGATTCCAAATTCGATTGAGGCCAATCTTGTGCCCAATTCAGAAGTTTTGTAACTTTATCAACTTTATAATATACAAATAAGAACTCCAAAATATAGTTATAAGGGGGTAGTTTAcctaaaaaagggggagggggagggggagggggaagagaaaACTAAAGTATGTTTATTTCTaggaaaaaggttgggtatgttgCCGGTAATTGTAAGCTAACACCCACTgtgtctctctctgtctctcttcctccttttgatATGACCCCCTACCCCTCCTATATGATACCTCATTCGATGCCCCTATTAGTATTTTATGCTAATTTACTATATACCGATTGCATACATATCCCTCTCCCTTACTTCTAATATGACCGTAATTCCTTATGTGTTAATCGGGTAGAGATAAACATGAGTTTTTCATCCAAGTTAACGCTAGGGGATTTTGGATCTTTGagcattttcttttgataaaataaattatgaatCTATTCTTAGTTATAAAAAGCTTGTTTGATATTTCTCGCGTGAGTTAAAATTTCTTGGTAGGCCTATTAGTGAAATATGAGTcaatcttccttttcttatttggATAAACACAGTCAAAGCGAAAGAAACTTTCACCACATACACCAAATTGACGAGTGAAGGAAGACAATTCTATATCCAGAAAATGACCTCCATCCAAAGCACAAATTGGCAAGTCGAAATTATAAAGGCTTTGACTTCTTCTTTCCACATTGATTTTTGTAGCTATATATCATTTCATCACATGGCAACTCAAATAAGGCTGAAATTTTATGTATAGGAACACCCCATGGTACCTTGATTATATATTAAATTCAGCCTAATTGGAATTAGTCACATGGCAAAACAAACGTGAAGTTTTTTAAAGTTACAAAATGGTTGTGTGAGACTATAGAGGGTGCATAGATATACATGAGAGAGTATACTAGCTATTATATAGATAAAGAAATGATTGAACTTAATTAGGActcaaaatttgatatgtggtTAATCCTAACCGTTCCCTACATGTCCAATGGTCACTATCCTTATATATCATTTTTCCATGTGGGAGAGTGAGTGCTATACTACCATGCatatcaccatttggcatgacagtgatatttttctcaaaatgattCCTCGTATCTCCCTGAAGCCATTCACACAGGGTGTTCAATGTTTTACATTGCTTtcgatgaaagttgaatagtttatattcaaccctagtatgacccgatccatgcggttgtaAAGTCAACGTTAACCTAAGAGACTAGTCAGACCGAAGGCCTGAAAGCCCATCGATAacaatagatatatatatatatatatcccaaaATGTAAATCTACTTGTAGTTACAAGAAATTGATATTTCTCAAATGAACAGACATTTGTCAATAAGACCCGTGAGGGTCTCACGATGGAAatgtttgaaaatccaaaagcCTTACTCACTTAATTTTCTTCCAATTGGATGCGGAAAAGGCAGATAAAGAAGTCAACTTGTCAGCAgactaagtaaaaaaaaaaaaattgagccaatttaaaaataaatagtgTAGAAGTATTAAGGAGTCAAGCAATATAAATACagataaatttggaaaaaaggtaaaaaaatatgGTGGAAAAGTTGACCTCAATAGTATCTCCACacccccccaagaaaaaaaagtggaCCACATTTATGAATTAatgtaatttgattttttttttttttttcatttactgTTGTATAAAGTATAGTTTTTAATTATTTCCATTAAGATTACATGGATCTTGAACTGCAGCTCCTATGGATACAACGTGCAATCTCAAACATAGAGGTCAACCTTTTCGTAAGTGAACCATTTGTTCCAACCATCACTTCCTTACAAACTTTACTAGGGTCACAAACATtgagttacttttttttttttttctgtttttctcccccttttgttgTTGCAAGGAATTAGAGAAAATCAATTGAGACATAATTttaccttcggcatggccatcatcAGAGAAGCAACCCAAATTAACAATACAAAATCAAAAGACTAACAAAATCTATATCTGGGTCTTAATTGCGCATCGCCACaaagttattattattaaatctCACTTTCTTACTGTTCCTAATTCCAAGTTTAAGGCTAAACCTGTGCCCCCATCAACACCCTCTGATGGTTCAGCTTCTTTGTTTAGATCACATAATAAAACCTTGCTGGTATCTCCTCTCTTCAACCCTTCCCCAGAAACGACAAAGAGTGGAGCCAAATCAAGAAACTGTCTTGGCCTCTTCAAACCTCTCTTCAATCTGTTCTCCtcatcttttccttcatcacCTGCGGCAGCCATGGTTAGGGGAGGATCCACAGTGGAAGTGGAACCACTCTTTGGAGGTAAATTGAAGTCTTCAGGCTCAAATGAAGGCTTCCATACACTGAAATTGTTCCTCAGTGGCTTCTCTGATCCCTGATTGTTCTTCTCACTAAGCAGTTGCAAACTATGTGCTCTGTCCACTAAATCAAAGAAAGCGCGGATCTCTGGTgacttggagcttgtttcaggAACACTGATGTCCTTCTTTTCCATATCATCCATGAATCTGCAGGAAGAGAACAATTTCTTAATTCACATAGACTAATCTAACAAAACCcatcaaacaaaacaaaacaaaaatcacaTAACAGAAACAAGAAAATGGAACAAAGTAATCAAGCTGATGAAAAATAGAGACAGTGAAGTGGAATAGCCATGAATCTAACAAAACCcatcaaacaaaacaaaataaaaatcacttAACAATagcaacaaaagaaggaaacaaagaagTACTCAAGCTGATGAGAAGTGGCTGATGGAGTTCACTTTAGAACCATGGATTCTTCTTCAACTGCTTTGTAATATTCATTGCTTAGTATCTCCTAGGCAAGTGGGCTGTTATGGTGATTGAATTATAATCCGTGAAGGACCAAGGATGGATCGGCTAAAGCATCTgagggctctctctctctctctctctcactattTTTCTAGTTGATGGAAGCTATTTCTGGTcttcagagaggatcttcagaGAGGATCAGAGCATAGGAATATAACCTTTCCTTCACGTTCATGGAA from Macadamia integrifolia cultivar HAES 741 chromosome 11, SCU_Mint_v3, whole genome shotgun sequence encodes the following:
- the LOC122094358 gene encoding uncharacterized protein LOC122094358, producing MDDMEKKDISVPETSSKSPEIRAFFDLVDRAHSLQLLSEKNNQGSEKPLRNNFSVWKPSFEPEDFNLPPKSGSTSTVDPPLTMAAAGDEGKDEENRLKRGLKRPRQFLDLAPLFVVSGEGLKRGDTSKVLLCDLNKEAEPSEGVDGGTGLALNLELGTVRK